One genomic segment of Actinoplanes ianthinogenes includes these proteins:
- a CDS encoding abortive phage infection protein — MGFTRAEFLGLAAAASGAMLLPSTGAAASTTRRGLSLRGVVYEVGDGWSARRMRHDLRVIRHDLHANSVKVTGAGVERLTATAAEAAERGLHVWLEPTLGDRPEPEILDHLAETGRFAERLRRQGAGVHLSVGCEFVLYVPEIVPGDTVLERIENLVKGTFDPETMVRRLRRFTARAAAVGRSVFHGRLTYAAAEDEDVDWDLFDIVGLDYYGCFEDHAGYVRDIRRHVRPGKPLAIMEFGTCTFRGAPERGGMGWNAVDYTKEPPEIRGDLVRSEQTQARYLASVLAAFESLNLYSALAFTFVTPEAEHRREPRYDLDMASYAIVKPVRERPGDPASDWHWVPKQAFHTLARAYGDRDC, encoded by the coding sequence ATGGGTTTCACACGAGCGGAATTTCTGGGGCTGGCCGCGGCGGCGAGCGGTGCGATGCTGTTGCCGTCGACGGGAGCCGCGGCGAGTACGACACGGCGGGGACTGAGCCTGCGGGGCGTCGTCTACGAGGTCGGCGACGGCTGGAGCGCGCGCCGCATGCGCCACGACCTGCGCGTCATCCGGCATGACCTGCACGCCAACTCGGTCAAGGTCACCGGCGCCGGCGTGGAGCGGCTCACCGCCACCGCGGCCGAGGCGGCGGAGCGCGGGCTGCACGTCTGGCTGGAGCCGACACTCGGTGACCGGCCGGAGCCGGAGATCCTCGACCACCTCGCCGAGACCGGCCGGTTCGCCGAGCGGCTACGCCGGCAGGGCGCGGGCGTGCATCTGAGCGTCGGTTGCGAGTTCGTCCTGTACGTTCCGGAGATCGTTCCCGGCGACACCGTCCTGGAGCGGATCGAGAACCTGGTCAAGGGCACCTTCGATCCGGAGACGATGGTCCGCCGCCTGCGCCGTTTCACCGCACGGGCCGCCGCCGTGGGCCGGTCGGTCTTCCACGGCAGGCTGACGTACGCGGCCGCCGAGGACGAGGACGTCGACTGGGACCTGTTCGACATCGTGGGGCTCGACTACTACGGATGTTTCGAGGACCACGCCGGCTACGTGCGGGACATTCGGCGCCACGTCCGGCCCGGCAAGCCGCTGGCCATCATGGAGTTCGGCACCTGCACGTTCCGGGGTGCGCCGGAGCGGGGCGGCATGGGGTGGAACGCGGTCGACTACACCAAGGAGCCGCCCGAGATCCGGGGCGACCTGGTGCGCAGCGAGCAGACCCAGGCCCGTTACCTGGCGAGCGTGCTCGCCGCGTTCGAGTCGCTGAACCTGTACTCGGCGCTGGCGTTCACCTTCGTCACCCCGGAGGCCGAGCACCGCCGCGAGCCGCGCTACGACCTCGACATGGCCAGTTACGCGATCGTCAAGCCGGTCAGGGAACGGCCCGGCGACCCGGCATCCGACTGGCACTGGGTGCCCAAGCAGGCGTTTCACACTCTCGCGCGCGCCTACGGCGATCGCGACTGTTAG
- a CDS encoding DUF5753 domain-containing protein, with protein MTASADPTDPRLVLRRKLTSAREASGRTLEQVAAAFGWTVIDLLLVEAVEDGIDTGRLDALADYWGISAGGEIEAVRALPRRDIQLSQELRILFAYETVAAAIDTFEPFVVPGLLQTEAYAEVVLGFYVASGDLAAHVHTRLARQSLLAREDAPEMRFLIDESALCRWSGAGSAVMREQLVHLREAARNPRVRIQVIPLSSGPHEGMRGSFVAVDLATAEPGKLVYLEDENGDVVRVGPAQAAPYGDRFERLADLAAPARDLDAFLDRALARLDGVPES; from the coding sequence ATGACCGCAAGCGCGGACCCGACAGACCCCCGCCTCGTTCTCAGGCGCAAGCTGACGAGCGCACGAGAGGCGTCCGGTCGCACCCTGGAACAGGTCGCCGCGGCGTTCGGCTGGACGGTGATCGACCTGCTGCTGGTCGAGGCCGTCGAGGACGGGATCGACACCGGACGCCTCGATGCCCTGGCCGACTACTGGGGGATCAGCGCCGGTGGCGAGATCGAGGCGGTCCGGGCGCTGCCGCGCCGCGACATCCAGCTGAGCCAGGAGCTGCGGATCCTGTTCGCGTACGAGACCGTGGCCGCCGCGATCGACACCTTCGAGCCGTTCGTCGTTCCCGGGCTGTTGCAGACCGAGGCGTACGCCGAGGTCGTGCTCGGTTTCTATGTGGCCTCCGGCGATCTGGCGGCGCACGTGCACACGCGCCTGGCCCGGCAGAGCCTGCTGGCCCGCGAGGACGCGCCCGAGATGCGCTTCCTGATCGACGAGTCCGCGCTGTGCCGCTGGTCCGGTGCGGGCTCGGCGGTCATGCGCGAGCAACTCGTCCACCTTCGCGAGGCGGCCCGCAACCCGCGGGTGCGCATTCAGGTGATTCCGCTCAGTTCGGGTCCGCACGAGGGGATGAGGGGATCGTTCGTCGCCGTGGACCTCGCCACGGCGGAGCCGGGGAAACTGGTCTACCTGGAGGATGAGAACGGTGATGTCGTCCGGGTCGGGCCGGCGCAGGCCGCACCCTACGGCGATCGGTTCGAGCGGCTGGCGGACCTGGCCGCGCCCGCGCGGGACCTGGACGCCTTCCTGGACCGGGCGCTGGCAAGACTGGACGGCGTGCCCGAGTCGTAG